Part of the Bacteroidales bacterium genome is shown below.
TTGGGTGTTCCGGCTTCGAACTTAAGAGGAACTTCGGCGTAGTCGGTATGATCGAAATGCACGCATTCCACCATTTCGCCTCCTCCCTGCCAGGGAGGAAGTTCCTCAAGCCATTTTTCCTTGCCGTACAGTACCCCCGTACCGGTAGGGCCATAGATCTTGTGCCCTGAAAAGACGTAGAAATCACAATCCAGGTACTGAACATCAACAGGAAGGTGCTGAACAGCCTGGGCTCCGTCTACAAGCACGGGTATATTCCGTGCATGGGCCATCTGAACAATTTCTTTCACGGGGTTAACCGTACCCAGGGTATTGGAAGCATGAGCAACGGCCACGATGCGGGTTTTCTCGTTCAGCAGTTTTTGAAAGGCTTCCAGATCAAGAATGCCGGGGTCGCGGAAAGGAATGACCCGGAGCAGGGCGCCTTTCCGCTGGCAAAGCATCTGCCAGGGAACGATGTTGGAATGGTGTTCCATTTCGGAGACAATAATTTCATCGCCCCGGTTTACATATTTTTCGCCGAAGCTGAAGGCTACCTCATTGATTCCTCCTGTTGTGCCGGAGGTAAAAACGATTTCTTCAGGCCGGGCGGCATGAAGAAACTCCTGCACTATTTTCCGCACGTTTTCGTATTCTTCGGTAGATTGTTCACTCAGGTAGTGAACCCCGCGATGAATGTTGGAATAGGTTTCCCTGTAAACACGGTTCAGTTTATCCAGAACAGCCTGTGGCTTCTGGGTGGTGGCGGCATTGTCGAAATAAACAAGCTGATGGCCATGAACCTTTTGGTTGAGGATCGGAAACTGGTTGCGGATATCAGACAGGTTCAGCATAAAGTATTGTATCAGTATGCCAGCACAAAAGTAAAGTAAATTTGAAATGATTCACTTTTCAGCAGCAGTGCATGGGGCAGGAGTTGCAGGGCGAGAGTTCACGCCGGAGCCGTTTGTTTACCAGGTCGGCAATGCGGGCGCGGAGCGGAACAACAGGAATATTGGCAAGCACTTCGTTGGCAAAGGCAAACATCAGCAGGAAGCGGGCTTCTTCGTAGCCAATTCCGCGGGAACGAAGATAAAACATGGCATCCTTGTCGAGCTGTCCTACGGTTGCTCCGTGCGAACATTTAACATCGTCGGCATAAATTTCCAGTTGGGGCCGGGTGTTCATCCTGGCATCATCGGTGAGCAACAGGTTGTTGTTTTTCTGGTAGGCATTGGTCTTTTGCGCGCCGGGCTGAACGACAATCCTTCCGCTGAAGGCTCCGGATGAAAAATCATCCAGGATGCCCTTGAAGAATTGTCTGCTCTCGCAATGAGGTGCCGCATGTTCCACCCATGTAAAATTATCTACATGCTGACCCTGGTCGGTCATGAAAAGTCCGGATGAAACGTTGGAACCGCCTTCTCCGGCCATCCTTACGAAAAGATTGTTTCTCACAATGCCCCCGTGCAGGGTTATTGCCGTGGAATTGACGTAGCTTTCCTTTTCCTGATAAATAAACCGATGATTGAGCAAGGCAGAGGCATTATGCTGGTTCTGCATCTTGGTATAGTTGAGTCTGGAACCACTACCGGCATAAATTTCGGTAACGGCATTT
Proteins encoded:
- the sufD gene encoding Fe-S cluster assembly protein SufD, which encodes METIEKDILPDEKLTAFYKANSQVILSASSDVLNRHRANAFDNFIKLGLPKFRSEDYKYLDVPALFRKDYTNYITPQRIEFQIDDIFRCDVPALDTHYAILLNGFFHNHGGSLHELPNGVIVGSLMEASRRYPDLVARHYNRYAGLREEGLVSLNTLFARDGIFVYVPRHATPDKPIQIINIQMHEIPLLVQYRNLIILEENSTAEIIVCDHTLSPQPFLSNAVTEIYAGSGSRLNYTKMQNQHNASALLNHRFIYQEKESYVNSTAITLHGGIVRNNLFVRMAGEGGSNVSSGLFMTDQGQHVDNFTWVEHAAPHCESRQFFKGILDDFSSGAFSGRIVVQPGAQKTNAYQKNNNLLLTDDARMNTRPQLEIYADDVKCSHGATVGQLDKDAMFYLRSRGIGYEEARFLLMFAFANEVLANIPVVPLRARIADLVNKRLRRELSPCNSCPMHCC
- a CDS encoding cysteine desulfurase; translated protein: MLNLSDIRNQFPILNQKVHGHQLVYFDNAATTQKPQAVLDKLNRVYRETYSNIHRGVHYLSEQSTEEYENVRKIVQEFLHAARPEEIVFTSGTTGGINEVAFSFGEKYVNRGDEIIVSEMEHHSNIVPWQMLCQRKGALLRVIPFRDPGILDLEAFQKLLNEKTRIVAVAHASNTLGTVNPVKEIVQMAHARNIPVLVDGAQAVQHLPVDVQYLDCDFYVFSGHKIYGPTGTGVLYGKEKWLEELPPWQGGGEMVECVHFDHTDYAEVPLKFEAGTPNIAGVIGLGEALRFLQKTGWDDIRRHEEELGRYARAKLSEIEGIRFFGDAPGKIAIFSFLVRNLHPYDTGMILDKLGIAVRTGMHCAQPVMDHYGIEGTVRASLVFYNTTEEVDRLCEGIRKAITVLSR